GTACACTTTACAGcagtttgcagagtatacatgtagatgtaaattttcaTGTCTGTCTGTTGTGTAGATGTTACTTCACTTCCCTGAGCACATTGATGTCCAAGCCATGAGAGAAATGGGAGGCAACATGCCATAGACAGATGTGCATAATTTCTTGTTCAGATTTTACAGCAATATACTGTGATTTATCTTGAATATATGGAAACCCCATGTAATTAGACCAGGTCATCAAGTAGCTTTGTTCAGGCCACATATCCTCCAGCATCAACAGTTGGTGGTTATACCAAGGTATCCAACTGAATAATACTCCACATCTTCCAGACTGCTGTCATAGTTTCACGAAATTTGTGTTCCGATTTTACCATATATTTCAACTAATTGGTAAAATGTATTAGTGTAATGTCAGCAGTCTACCTGTTAGAGAAGGATCTATTTCTTCGATGATAGCAGGGTGAAAGCAATGCCTTTCGTTTGTTCTCTCCTACACTAAATATATGAAACACAAATTTTATTGTATTATGGTTGGTTCAAGACACTCACCATACTTGACTTTTTCATCAAATCCACAGAACTAGGTGGCCATGCATTTTAGATTAATTGGTCGACAAATTAAATTATACAGAAATTATAGTACACACTGTATGTTGAATTCCATATAACTAATATACCTCACATTGGTTAATATCTTGTAGATGTAATGACTACATTATCTATTCTGAAGTAGGAAAACTACAGCTACAGAAAGTTCTTATTAATTTCTGAAAAGTATTGTTCACAGTTTCATCtgttattttgtttacattttgatgCTCTTGTCTTGTTTTATTTGTGAGAAGGTAAATGGATGTGAACTGTGTGTGCATAGCTGAAATACTGTCTGTTACAGTCAAGAAGGTGTTGATTACTGAAACGTCCATGTTCAGCATCAGctaaataaatatttactaactTCTACTCATTTTCAGGTTGAAATCTGCTGTCGGCAAGGTTGGAAGAACTATGTTACAAGAAAATTGTCTGCATGGAGTTACTATTCGTAAGTTGGAGATTGCTGCTAAGAAATCGGCATCTGTTACTTTGTCTGGTACCGTGAAGAAACTATCATTAATACATACTGACAATAGACCACATAAATGTAATGTTTGTGGAAAGTTTTAAATTATCTGGGGATCTCAACAGGCATTGTTTAATACATACTGGTGATCGGCAACACAAATGTACTGTTTGTGGCAAATCCTTTACTCAATTCACTAACCTGAGGAGGCATAACTCAGTACATACCGGCGAGAGTCCACACAAATGTGGCATGTGTGGAAAATCGTTTACTAGGTCTGCAGGACTTAAGAAGCATTATCTACTACATTCAGGTGAGAAGCCACACAAGTGTGACCTGTGTGGCAAAACGTTTAGTATGTCTGACGGACTCAGGAAACACCAATTAATACATACTGCTGAAAAAGTGTACAAATGTGAAGTTTGTGCGAAACGTTTCTTAAGGGCTGGTGAACTGAAACAGCATAGACTAGTACATACTGGAGAGAGGCCATACAAATGTACTGTTTGTGGAAAATCATTTGCCGAGTCTGGAAATCTCGGAAGGCACGTATTAACACATACTGGCGAGAAACGACACAAATGTCTCGTCTGTGGAAAATCCTTTACTGTGTCTAGTCAACTTAAAAGGCATTCGCTAATACATGCTGAATAAAGTCTGTACTGATATTGTGTTTGTTGATGAGATTTAGTTAGCATTGGTAGTCTTAAGTGCTATGTAGTTGTTGGAGCACAGGAAAATGTCGGGAATttgatttttgtaaaaatattgtttcCTGTCTGACTGAAGTTCAATGCAGTTTTTTACAAGGGATACACGCTCTACAAAAGCATGACACTGAGTTAAACCATTTCACTAATCACCAAGCTGCACATTCTGCAGAGAGGCTACACATGTAGTAGTGTTTGTTGCACTTCTTATCAATTTCTCATGGCCCACATTGTTATTGAAACCAACTGTGTATATATATTCTGTATTGAGCCCAAAGTTTTATATGATAAAGCAGTTCTAATTAATACAAGGGGCTCAGAGATCTCATTGTATGAAATATGTTTGCTTGAGGCAACTTAATTGTATGTTTTTAACAGTGTACACTGAAATACACCTGTATCATAATAAAGTGGAAATTTGTAAATCTGTGTCTGTTCAGAAATCATAATGTGTGATGTCTTCAAATTTTACTGCTGGTAGAATTACAGATATATGAGTTTGGTTGTTCTTTTAATTGTATGAATTTCTATGTTGCTAAACTATTAAAATAAATTCTCACAATGTAAAAAGCATGCAAATTCTTAAATTTACCTCTGTGCACTGTTAGTATGGTTCGTAAATATTCTGTGTTGCAGTAAGAATATTGTTTGGTGTTCTGATTTTCGTGTGTTCTCCAGTATTCAGGTGACATATTTTTCCAGAATTTTAATTAAGTAGGTTGAAAAGTGACGAATATGTAACCTAATTTAAATGCCACTAGATAGTTTTTACACTGTGATACGTATGTCCATGTAGATTCAGAAGTGAATAAtataaaaagtgaaaatatgtgTATATATTGAAGCAATTTATCAGTGCTCTAATCTGAAAAACTCTGCTTTTTTGTCTTTTGCTTAAAATGTTCATCATGGTTAAACTTATATAATTCCATATTTCTGATTGTAGCCTTTCAAATTTTTTGTGTAAACCTGCTTTGAaaacttattacattaaaccatACATTCATTAGCTGGTGTCGATCCAACATTGCTTCCATGTCGCAATAAGTAGTTGTGGGCCTGTTCGTTATGTATTGGTGGTACAGTACAATTAGCTGTTTTCTTTGAGAATATATGAAGTTTCATTGAGGATTCTATTCACTGTTTTTTGAAAGGTTGTGTTTTCAAAAGATCACAGTGGGCTGTTAAGTCTCCTATAATTCTTGTGTCCAGTGGAAATGTTTAGATGACTGCGTGCTACAAGGTCTGGTGTCATCTTACTAGGAGTAGAAACAAGTAATAAGCTGTTTTATAGCTACCTTTCCCCCTCTTTCTGCAGAAGGGTTAACGATTATTAGCTGCCTAAGTGATACCAGCTGTGAAAACTCATTGTTCAGAGAACCAGTCAATTTATTATAACTtcaacaaagacattctaacaatATTGACTGGCATTCAGGTAAGCATAGATGGTCCAAACGATTGTTGCATGATATGAAGAATGGTTGAACTCATACTCACATAGCAGTGTGTTATGAGCAATCATTTGACCTTAGTTCCCTCTGTCATTTCAGTATTTTCATAAACAGTGATATCTAAACATGAGTTACATGATGTGACTTGATCATTCAAGATATTCAACAGCTTGAAGTGTTGGGGCTGTTGCTCACACGTTTCAAAAGAACACTGTGAAAATATCATTATTAACTCTTTCCGGTAACGTGGAATTTGTAGTCTGTTTGTTAGCCATCAGTTCCATTTTTTCAATTAATGTTAAATACACCACTTGTTTCATTCCACAATCATTTTTTTCCACCTCAGTTGCCACACAATGCCTACTATGGTGGATTTCCATATAGTCATTGATGTAACATTTACAACCTCATGGTGCCATTGTATTGTCTGTTTGTACACATAATGCAATTTATTTAATCAGCGTACACTACAAGCATATATCTATCTACCTGGACTGTCTACAAGTACATGTATAGCATATAATCTAATCTATTTACTCTGCTTGCCTCTGCAAGTAAGTATATCTGTGTAATTTCTTCATTATCCACACATTCTGATTTAAAAGCACAGGCATAGTTGCATAAACAAAATATGATGGGTATCTCTCAATGTGTGAAGTCATATCAGTATCACCAGTTTGTCATCTTCTGTGAAAGCACTCACATGACTAATTTTCATTTTATATCATTTCCTTTTGTCCTTGTGTAGTATGCTGTGTCTTTTGCATTTGATTTGCTTCCTGTATAGCCTGTCTCTGAACTGTGGGAATTAGGAATTCTGTAACAATTTGTCGCAGCAGTGCAAATTGGTTCATGTTGTCAATGTCAAGTGACATGCCAACACCTTAGTTTATACAAAGTCTGTAGCTGGCTTCAAATCAGTTACATGGCATAGTTAGTTGAAAGAACCACATACAGACACCATATCGTTTGAGTGTTCTCACTTTCTGAGGCTGATATGTTTGTATAAAGGTACTGTGCTTTTACATGGGCAGTGTTTCACTCCAGTCTAAAATATTAGTACAGTTTTGAAACTTTTGTGCCCCAATGAAAGACTTATATGTAATACCCAATATTTTATCGAGTGTTGTATCCAGAAATGTGCAATTAAATTGAGTATTATCAAGTAAAGAATTAAGAGATGAATGCCTGTATGTTTGTAGGTTGACAGATTTATTAGGAATCACTCCAAGATGATTTTAGTTTTGTATGCAGTGATGTTTCTTTGGTCCTTCCATTCTCTGATAACACAGAATAATCAAGTTCTCATGTTGCAAATTGGGTTTCTGCCAGTTATTCACTTctagcacaatatttcaactgcgtgagttgcagttttcttcaggtgctgtctgatactgattccagtgtagaataggtccagtatttatgcctatgttgTGCAAtaggtccagtatttatgcctatgttgTGCTAGGCAGCCTGGACATTGTCCACGCTGTGTCAGGCTCTATGTGTGGTACATGCTGACTGATAGCAGTGAATGTAGTGCTTTCTTCTATCTGCAGCAGTTCCGAATGCTGTGCGTGCACATTGTGGTTATTATCTATTGTCAATCTTGTTGTATGGAGTTTTAAATGATGTCCAAGTCGTGCTTGATATTTTATCTTTCAGTTTAAGCCCTCCTGTGATATAGGACATTCTGTAaccatggcatggcatggcatggcatgacAGGCATTCTGTCCAAGACCCAGACCAACCAGGAGCGGTGGTAGTGTTATTTTCAAGATTCTGACGTTCGGATTGCCACTTGAGGCTCAGTAGAATGTCCTCAGGTATTGGGTGTGTTGCCTGAGGTACCTTTTTACATGAGTCCTTTGTTACATTTACTGGACAGTTTTCTCTAACTCCATCTTCATACGTGTGTACTCTTCAGTCTTCATGTTGCCTCCAATGTGTCTTCAGAAAATTGGGTGGGAGGTTCCAGACAGATCTCAGGTAGAATCTGGTATAATGGTTCATGAGATTCTCCATCACCTATCTCAATAGATTCTTTGATAATGCCATTCCAGTATCTCTTTGTTTGTGTTAGAATCTTTGCATCATTACAATTCATAAAATGACTGAGCTCTAAACAAAGTTCGGCAATCAGTaacttggttgcctgtctcagtctGGTGTGTCTTTGGTCGTATTTGCACCTGATGTCAATGGTTGTAGTCATCTGGCCATTGCATGCTATACCACATTTACAAGGTATGTGGTAAGTGTCTGGTTTCCACAGACCCAGATCGCCCTCCTTGCTCTCTAGCGGAGCCTTAATCTTGGTAGGTGGATGGAACACTGTCTTGATGTTATGTTTGAGGAGAATTCTGCTAATTTTGGCAGATATGAGGCAAACATATAGCAAATATGCAGCCATCTTCGTTTCTTCTTGTACCTCTTCAGGAACCTCTAGTGGGGAAATGGTGCAGTGTCTTTTGAACATCTTGAGAAGAGTGCTTCCTCTTTAAATCTTTCTGCAAAGAAATTGGCCACCACTGGTGAGAAAGGCCTCCCATTTCCACTGCATCAATTTGCTCATAGAATTGTCCCCCATGTAGGAAGTACTTAAGGTCAGTATCTGTCTGAATAAATCTAGGAGAGCACTGTCAAACTTTTCTCCACCGAGTTCAAGTCAATCATTTTGTGGTACATGTGTGAACAGGGAAACCATTTCAAAACGGACAATGATGTCAGAGCCCATGATCTGCAGCTGCATGAAGTTATGCAGGAAATCCTCTGAATTGCGAACATGATGGGCACACTTTCCCGCATATGGTGAGAGCATCTTCTTAAGGCGTTGATCAGTGAGTTAGGTGGTTGTGCCAGTGTTTCTGACTACTGGATGTAGATGAATTGCTTCCTTGTGCAACTTAGGCAGGCCATTAAGTCTGAGTGGCGCTGATGCTTTTGCTCTTAACTGTTTAGTGATTTTTTCTGGAAGGACATTTTCCTATAGAAAAACCCTGGTCTTATCAACCTTGACTGTGGGGTTGCTTTATACTGGTCTGTATGCCGAGTCATCCAGAAGTTGTGGCACCTTACTGTCATAATCTGCCTTCTGTACGATGATGGTAGCATTCCCCTTATATGCTGTCATCTTCCTGGAAATGTTTGAAGACCTACCTCTCATCAGCAGAGATGTCTGATTTGGGCAGCTTGGCTTTGGTGAGCACCCTGCGTGCCTCTTGTTGGACTTCTTCACCCTCAAAGGTAGGAAGTTTCAGAACCATGTGCTTCACCCTGCACTGATGAAGGCTGCAACAGGAAAATTTCTGGGAGTAACAGTGAAATTGAAAACCTTGCTCATGACTTTCAAGGTAGTTGTGTTGTATTCATTCTCGCTCAGTTTGATGACCATGTGAGTGTTCTCATTCTGCTGCGCCTTGTTGTTAAGACATTCGAACTTGGCTATTTCACAGGGCGCCAGGGACCAGGAGGTGCTATCAGCTTGGTCCCAGTCTTGTCCAGTTATAGTGTTtgttataaaaaaatttagaaacaacaACCCTCTGGATGTCACATCAAGTCAGTTGCATATCACGTATTCAGGCACATACCTACCTTGACATACTTCCAATATGGGGGTCAGTTCTACAGGCAAATGGAAGGGATAGCAATGGGCAGCCCTCTCTCAGTGGTGATGGCCAATCTCTTTATGGAGAGAGTTGAAGAGcaagtacttgcatcatcagctccAGATAATCCGAAATGCttttttaggtatgtggatgacacctttgttatATGGCCCCATGGGAGGGAAAAGTTTGATATGTTCTTGGCACACCTGAACTCACAGCACCATAAAATTAAATTCACTATGGAACTGGAGAACGTTGGACTACTCCCATTCCTGGATGTACTAGTCAAGAGGAAGTCAGATGGTACCTTCAGTCACAGTGTGTACtgcaagcccactcacactgacttgtacggGAAAACCAGCAGTTTCCACCATCTGGCACAGAAAAATGGTATACTCAAAACTCTGATTCACTGAGCACGAACTCTGTCAGATCCTGGTAATTTGGCAACAGAGATAGAACACCTACAATATGTGTTCTACAAAAATGGATACTCTTCTCAAGATGTTTAAAAGGCACTACACCCTGCTTCCCCATCAGAGGTTCCTGAAGAGGTACAAGAACAAACAAAGAAGACTGCATATTTACCATATGTGAGGCCGATATCTGCAAAAATCAGCTGAATTCTCCACAGACATACTATCAAAAGTGTTTTCCATCCACCCACCAAGATGAGGCTCCACTATGGACCTGGGTGTTTGCCACTTACCATGTGAATAAGATATTGGCATACATTGGCCACACATCTAGGACCACTGATATCAGGTATGAACACTGATGGCACACCAGACTGAAACAGGCAACCAAGTCAGCAATTGCTGAGTGTTGTTTAGAACTCAGTCGTTCTATGAACTGTAATGATGCGGAGATTCTAAGACAGATATCAAGATACTGGAACAGCATCTTCAGAACGTCTATTGAGATTAAGGTAACAGAGAATCTTATTACTGTGACACCAGATTCTAACTTAGCCCCGCCTGGAACCCACCATTTGATCTTCTGAAGATGCAATGGAGGTAACATCAAGGTGGCAGGGGACACAAATATGAAGATGGAGGTAGAGAATACTGCTCAGTACATGTAACAAAGAAAGCATGTGAAATGTTTATGCAGACAACAGACGCAATACCTGAGGACATTCTACTGAGTCTCATGCAGCAATATGAACACCAGCATCCTGAAAATAACACTGCATCTACTCCTAGTGAGTACAAACCTGAGGTAGAATGACTGACATGGTACGCCATGGTAACAGTACATCCTAAATCACAGGAAAGCTTAAATGACAACAGTCTAACGTAAAAATGTCCATTACAGCTTGGATGTTGTTCAGACCTTCATACAACAACATTGACAATTGATAATAACTACAAAGTAGCGACACAGCATTCAGAATTGCCACAACTAGAATAAAGCATCACAGTCGCTGCTATTGCTCAGTGCATATCATGGATAGAGTGCCTGGCACAGCATAGACCACATACAAAATGATTAGCACAACACAGGCATAAAGACTGGTCTTGTTCAGCATTGGAATCAGTATCAGTTAGTCATAAAATTGAAATATCAAGCAAGAAAGATGCAAATAGTTGTCAGAAACTCACTTATTCAATATGACAATGCCTCTCAGGGAAcgcctgaagaattacaattatTAAGTTGTTGTGTAGTGTAtcattttattttaactatattAGTATGCTAGAATCACCAGGAAAACTGGTCATGTTTCTGCCAGTGGGCTGCTTTTGGTGTGGATGGTAGTTTGTTTTTGGCTGTAGCACAACTGTCTCTGGGCTGTGTATCATCCTGTAATTACAAACATTGTGTCTGTATCACTTCCTTCATTTCATTTACCACTGATTATAATTTTAAGAATCACCTTGAGACCCACTGTAAAATTCTTCACATTACAGGTAACTTACAGTTGTTACCTTTATTGAGAATTTTCTCAGTATCATTAACAAGACTGCATTCATACAGAAACACCATGCCAACTGAGAGCCATTCTTCAGTCATTGCTTAGTAGTAATAAAATTAATGTCATACTGCAGCAAATTAGTACAATATAGTTGAATGTTTGAGATACTGTGGCAAAGTAATTAATCACAATATGCTACCAGAACAGATAATTACTCATGCCTTCAAACAGAGAGTTCAGTGAAGAAGCCCATATAAAAAATTGCAACTAGGTGGCTGGAACCAGAAAGCAATCAAGTCCGACTGGGTTGCACACTGAATGACAATTCGTTAAAATAGCTACAAAAGGAAACCATcaataaaagtaacaaaaaagGTAAGGGAACATAAAATTATATCTAGTTTTGTTGAGGGAATTACACTAGGAAATGGGCCAGTGAAAGTTGTAAACAACTTTTGCTGTGGAAATAGAAAAAACAACATATtggccaaagcagagaggatataaactgcagaTGGGCAATAGCAAATAAAtcatttctggaaaagaggaatGTGTTGGCATTGTTTATAAATTTTTGTGTTAAGAGTGTATTTTCTTGTTGCATTGCTTTATATTGAACTGAAACATCTGTAATAAACAATAcatacaagaagagtatagaagcttttggaatgtggtgctacaggggaATGCTGATAGAATAACCAATGAGGGGGTGCAGAATCTAACTTGGGAGAAGATAAATTTAAGGCTTAACTAGACCAAAAGAAAGAATTCATTAATacgcacatcctgagacatcaagttaCCACACGTGTGCTGTGTAAAAACTGTTGAAGGTGACAAAGACTAAAATACAATAAATAGGTTGAAATTGATAGTGGCTGCAGTAGTTATCTAGGGATGAAGAGACTTGCATGGGGAAAACTACTGTGGGGAGCTGTAtgaaactgaagacaacaacaacaaaaggataAATCCGAGGTATATTACTCTGTTGCCATTTTCAGTGGAGCTCATTGTTACAGTTTTAACCATTGTATGTTCATATTTATGATATATATGTGCAATATAAATTTGTTGTGCCAACCATTAATCATGCACCAGAATATTTATGAATACCTGGTAAGGTTCTTTATGACAAACTATGGGAAACATTTAATCTCATTTTTAATTGCTGGATTCCCATTCATGCACAGAGCCTGACTTCTGTTGAAGCATTGCAAATGATATACTATGATATAGATCCATTTGTCATTTATTACAGTTCTGCAAGTTACTGAATTAAAGAACATGGTCATCTTAAGTCCATAGTTAAaataatgaatggaagtaaaagGAGTATTGCTGTCATGGCTCTATTACTTTTCGATATGTTTTACTTTATGTTTGAATCAATTAGAGAACAGTCTGTTGGTTGCTATTTAGTAGCACAATGTGGTTGTTACTGCCATATTTATTTTTCTAAACACAAATTATATATTTGTTTAATATCTACTTAATGGTTTCTTTCTACTAAAATCTTGCTAATCTAGCAGTTGACATGTAAGGAACATAAGAAATTTATTTCTTGTGAGAAGTATTTAATGATTGTAGATGCTGAAATTGGCCTCGTTTACAATAAACAGTTTTATGAGGAAAATCATTCACCTGAAAAATGTTGTAATAAACAATTCCCTCAAAATTGTGGTAGATTCACATAGTCTCTCATATTCTACATAACTATGTAGTTTTTTCCTGCTCTGAGATTCATTTGTAGTTGTACCCAAAAAAATCTGTCACTGGTAAAATATTAGATGAATAATTTTCTCAAAAGTGAAATTAATTCATGAAATATCTCATCCTACATACAGCTATATATGTTTCCTGCTCGGAGATACATGTGTACTTCTAACTAACGAACAAAATTATTGTTGTGGCTAATTGAGTTGCAATTATAAGTAACAGGTTATGAGTAGACTGATAATAAACGGTAACTAAAATATGTGGCTATCCAATCTGCCACTGTATTATTATGTGTAAATTCCACCATATTGCTTGGAGACAAATATTTGAGATAATCAGATGGTTGATTCTGGTTACTGCTTGCCAGCAGCAACCATCTAGGCATGTTGAACAATTGCATTGAAAGACTATTGTGGAATTTACACAGTATGaactgggcaggggggggggggctgctttgTTCAAAAATTGCTGTATAAAGCACGAAAATTTTGGTCAACACAAAAGAAGTTTATGAACAGGAAGAAATAATTTAGGAACGTTAGCAGGGATGTGAGGCACCAGTTTACACTGTAAGATTAAGTGTATTCTGAATAAATAGCCCAAAATATAATCAGATGAAGTTTTTGATTGTGCTGTATACTGAAGTAGAGGAAGTAAAAGacataaactacaaaaaagagcattTGCTACTAGTGAGCAGTTCCCATTTAGGCTAAACAGTGGTAAGATATGTTTATGTCAGTAGTACCAGTGTAATAGTAAGTTACCACACTTGACAGAACGAAAATTCTTATTGAAAATAGAGTTCAAACCTCAAAAATGTgctaataaaggaaacaaatttcaGGAATAATATGAAGTGGAAGAATACCTTGACTGTTTCCTAACACTGCATTAGGACCAAGGGTATGAGTATTTAAGTAATTGAAGAACTGATATTGCAGGGGGTGTGGATTCTTTTGCAGGAAAGTTACTGCAGAGTAAATGTCTATTAAACTATACTTGCATTGGCGACACATTGCACTTGATAGTTCACATTACGCCAAGTTAAGCGGGCTGTACTGCAATTTGATGTTGCTACAGCTTCCTCTGCACACACAGAGGGCGATATAGTTTTCTGTTACATTTGTTAAATGTAAGCTATTGACCAATAACTTTGAATATTAGAATTAGTTTTTAGTTGA
This DNA window, taken from Schistocerca serialis cubense isolate TAMUIC-IGC-003099 chromosome 11, iqSchSeri2.2, whole genome shotgun sequence, encodes the following:
- the LOC126426975 gene encoding zinc finger protein 708-like, translated to MFVESFKLSGDLNRHCLIHTGDRQHKCTVCGKSFTQFTNLRRHNSVHTGESPHKCGMCGKSFTRSAGLKKHYLLHSGEKPHKCDLCGKTFSMSDGLRKHQLIHTAEKVYKCEVCAKRFLRAGELKQHRLVHTGERPYKCTVCGKSFAESGNLGRHVLTHTGEKRHKCLVCGKSFTVSSQLKRHSLIHAE